The following nucleotide sequence is from Leptospira venezuelensis.
CGCTCGGGCTACGCCACATTTGCTTCTGTCACTCGTCTTGCAGCGGCAAGCCTCGCGCCATTGCAAACGTCGGAACACCTTGGTCGTTATCCGAACATTTCATCCAGAATTTGTTATTTTGTTTATTTTTTAATTTCGAGAGTTTTGTTCGTTAAATTTGAGCGATTGGTTGCTTGGAAATTAATTAGCTTCTTTTTTCTAATACCCGCTATGCTTTGAAGTGCATCTTACGATTCCGGCTTTTCATTCCGTGCGGCTTGTGGTGTTTGATGATAGCATTGAGAGGCAGACAGATTTTGTTATACTAAATTCTTTCGCTTCGCAGTGTGTAAAATATTTAGTAAAAGTGGCTGAAACGTCGGATAACTTACGGTGCCTCCGCTCCGCTCGTGGATCGCTAACGCGACCACTCGCTCGGCCTTCGGCACATTCGCTTCCGTCACTTCGCTTGCATAGCAAGCTCGTGCCATCGCAAACGTCGGAGCAACTCGGTCGTTATGCGAAAGTTGAGAAAATACTTTTAACAATGAAAATACGAAAAATATATATTTCGATCATAGTATTGATTCTTTTGCTAAATTGTAGGAGTAATCATAATCAAATTGATGACTTCTCGTATATTGGTCTGATCAGTCCAAATAAAGAAAACTTCGATGTAAATTCATGTGGAAAAAGAATTACAGAAACGAAAGTTTCTGTTTTGCCGCCCAACGATTATCAGCGAGCAAATTCCTTTATTGGAACAACTCAGGCCATTATTAAAATTATTTGTGGTGATCGAACTTTCGAGATAAAAATGAAATACCATTCTATTGGTTTAGATGATGAATTGATTTCTATTAGTAATGGTAAGTATAAACAGGATATATATAAGTATAAAGTAGATTCACCTGGTTCAGGGAGTTTAGAGTTTATAGGTGCCAATTTATCGGATATATATTTTTCAATAAGTGAATTTAATGTTCTAGGCTTGATAATAGGCGATGAGTTGGTTAGACCTGTTTATCGATTAAGTATTGAGGATTTTTCATTGCATTTGCTAAAATAGACTCAACCTTCGCATAACTGTCGGCTCTGACGCTTCGCTTCGAGATCGCTGCGCGACTCTTGCTCGGCCTTCGGCACATTTCGCTTTGTCACTCGTCTTGCAGGGCAAGCCTCGCGCCAAGTGCTTGCGCACTCGCGAAACGTCGTCAAGCCTTGGTCGTTAGGCGACATTAGGAGAATTTTTTTGACAAATCATATAAATATCAAACCCCCCAAAGGAGTTATAATTTTTGCTTTTTTTGGCGGGCTATTTTTTCTTTCAATCTCTTCGTTGGTGTTTTACCAACAGGATTTTAGTGACTGGGTATACGGGGCTCTTTTTCTTCTATTCTCGTGCTTCATTTTCTTTTTTGTATGGCTTGATTCGCCAAGCTATACCTATATAAGAAACGATGAATTGATCATAAAAAGATATTTTTCGAGAGAGAAATTTATTAGTATAAAAGATATAATCGGATGGAGCGTATATTCTTATGAGTACGAACACAATGTCAAAATATATTTAGAAGATAAAACTAAGTATAGGCTTCGTGTTGGAAATGAGGAATGCGCAAACTTGTTCGGTGATCTTATTAGCGACGTAATCGAGTTGAAGAAAGAGCGAATTGCGAATTTCATTAAAAATAACATCTATCAATATAAAACCTTTTGGAAGACCTATTATGTTTCTGAAAAGTATATGAGAATAGTTAAGCGAAGGAAAGAATATCAAATTCGATATGAAGAGTGTAGGGATATAACTCACTTTTCAGTTTCGTCTATAACCGTTCTCGTTTTTAAATATAATAATGAGGAATTTCGTTTAAATTCTAATACTTTTAAGCGGGATATGCTTATTTTTGATTATTTGATGGATAAATTTTCCCAAGTTGAAACTCCTAACGTCGCCTAACTATCGGCTCTGACGCTTCGCTTCGAGATCGCTACGCGACTCTCGCTCGGCCTCCGGCACATTGGCTCCAGTCACGTCTTTTGCAAAGCAAAACCCGCGCCTGGCTCTAACGTCTCCTTCGGAGACTCAGAGTCGCCAACGTCGTCAAGCCTTGGTCGTTAGCCGAACATGCTTGCCCGAGAATTACTTTATTATGAGGAATTAAGTAATAGTAATAGGGGAGTACGGATTCGTTATTTTGAAAATTTTATATTAAAAGCTTGAAAATACGAATTCATATCGTATATTATATCGTATGAAAGTGACCGCGATACTACCAGATGATCTCATTGCAGAGGTTCAAAAGTATTCTGGAGGTAAAAACATAACTGATTCTCTCCAGAAAGCGCTCTCAGAGTGGTTAAAACAGGCCAAAATAAGGAATTTGAACGCAAAGCTACATAAATCCCCACTTTCATTCCAGGATGGCTTCTCTGGGGAAAATATCCGCAACTTGAATCGGAATAGATGATTCTTGTAGATACATCAGTTTGGATTGAATTCTTTAGAGGGAATGAACCTCATTTCAGTGAGCTAAAAGAGTTAATCGAGTCATCTGAAGTAATAGTTCATGAAGTTGTCTTTGGAGAATTACTCCAAGGCTGTAAAAATAAGAACGAAGTATCTTTTATTCTAGAGTATTGGGAAAATCTAAATACTTTAACTTCAGACGGTAGTTTTCTCTTAGCGGGTAAACTCTCATTTGAGAACAAGCATATTGATAAAGGAATTGGATTAATTGATTCAGTTCTTATTAATGAAGTTAGAGGCAAAAAACTTCAACTTTGGACATTAGATAAAAAGATCCTTAAAGTTTTAGATAGAAAAGAAATCTATTCGAGTAAAGGCAAGCACGTCGGCTAACTGTCGGTGCTTCCGCTCCGCTCGTGGATCGCTGACGCGACCACTCACTCGGGTTACGCCACATTTGCTTCTGTCACTCGTCTTGCAGAGCAAGCCTCGCGCCATCGCAAACGTCGGAACACCTTGGTCGTTATCCGAACATTTCATCCAGAATTTGTTTTTTTGTTTGTTTATTAATTTCGAGTTGTTCGTTCGTTAAATTTGAACGATTGGTTGCTTGGAAATTAATTAGCATGCTTTTTCTAATACCCGCTATGCTTTGAAGTGCATCTTACGATTCAGGCTTTTCATTTCGTGCAGCTTTTGTCGTTTGATGATAGCTTAGAGAGGCGGACAGATTTTGTTATACTAAATTCTTTCGCTTCGCAGTGTGTAAAATTTTTAGTAATAGTGTCTGAAACGTCGGATAACTTACGGTGCCTCCGCGCCGCTCGGGGCTTGCTTCGCAACCCGCTCGCTCGGCCTTCGGCACATTCGCGTCCGTCACTTCGTTTGCATGTGCAAACTCGTGCCGTTGCGAACGTCGGAGCACCTCGGTCGTTAGACGCCATGGTTTTAAATATAATCTAAATGCATAAAATTCTTTCTATTTCAATTCTTCTTTTTTCCGCCTTGTTTTGTTCTAAGCAGAAAACACATACAGTTGGTACTGTAACTTTACAAGAGGGAATTTCACTTTATAGTAAACCAAGCAAAGAATCAAAAAGACTCAGTACTATTCCTTTTGGATCAAAGATTGATCTTTACAGAGAGAATATCCCGAATGTGGAAAAATTGCCTTCTTCATATTGGTATGAAACTTACTATTCTGGGCTAAAAGGTTGGGTATTCGGGGAGGCAATTATCTTTGCAGAACAATGTCCTTGCCGGTTTACTAAAGAAATAATAGGATCTGTTTATCATAATAAATGTATCTATCCTTTTAGCACAGAGTATTTGGGCGGAACTCTAATTTCTGATTCTCATGCATTTTCAATGTTAAAAGTCAAAAGTGAGTTTATTACTTTGTTTGAATTAAGTCTTAAACATGGAGAAAGTGAACCTTGCTGGTATATATTGGATACACTCAAAATTAACGAGCATTCGCTACCTCAAGGCTATAAAGTTGAAGGTATGGACTGCAAACATAAAGAAAGTAACGATTCTAATGTAGTTTCTATAGTGAAATTCGATTATGTTGACGGGATAAATAATTATATTCTTCAATCTTGGGAGGCTGATAAAGGTACCGGAAAATTCATTAAGTTAGATAGCCGAAAAGTGGAGTGTATTCCTCAATGCTATGGGGATATTTGCGATTAATATTACTAAAAACCACGGCGTCTAACTTACGGTGCTTCCGCTCCGCTCGCGGATCGCTAACGCGACCACTCGCTCGGGCTTCGCCACATTTGCTTCTGTCACTCGTCTTGCAGAGCAAGTCTCGCGCCATTGCAAACGTCGGAACACCTTGGTCGTTAGTCGCAATAAATAAGGAAATAACTTGAAAGAAATAAAATTAATATTTACTCCAACTCTTGAAGAGATTTTAGACGCTAGCTATCGCCTATTCGTTAGAATGGAATTTTACAAATCTCAGATTAAGGGAAGGCCAACTCGAATAAAAATTTACGTCGCTCTCTTCTTTTTTGTTCTACTTTTGATATATGTTTCCCCTAATAATACGTTTGTCTATATTCTCCTTTCCGTTACTATTTTAGGGTCTATATACGAATATTTTTATCCGCGATTGGCCAAAAGGAATTTGATTAAGGCCGTTAAAATGGAAAATCCTCAGCTAAGTTCGGAAGAAATTACATTAAGCTCAGATGGGATCGTAGCAAAGCATAAGGATCATACTTCGAAGTATTCTTGGAATGATTTAAGTGATATTAAAGTCAACGATTCCGATATTGAAATCTATTTTGCCAAAAAGGGATTAGTAATCTTGAGAAAGAGATTTCTCAATCATCCTTCTGAATTTAAGGCTATTATAGATATTTGTAACTTAGCACTTTCAGATCAGAAAAAAACTCTCTTTTCAAATTGATTATAATTGTGTTTCTTTAAAAACATTTGAAATCATATTTACTGCGACTAACTGTCGGTGCTTCCGCTTCGTTCGTGGATCGCTAACGCGACCACTCACTCGGGCTACGCCACATTTGCTTCTGTCACTTCGTTTGCATGAGCAAACTCGTGCCATCGCAAACGTCGGAACACCTTGGTCGTTATCCGAACATTTCATCCAGAATTTGTTATTTTGTTATTTTTTTAATTCTGAATTTCGAAGTGTTCGTTTTTTAAATTTAAGCGGTT
It contains:
- a CDS encoding DUF2191 domain-containing protein produces the protein MKVTAILPDDLIAEVQKYSGGKNITDSLQKALSEWLKQAKIRNLNAKLHKSPLSFQDGFSGENIRNLNRNR
- a CDS encoding PIN domain-containing protein translates to MILVDTSVWIEFFRGNEPHFSELKELIESSEVIVHEVVFGELLQGCKNKNEVSFILEYWENLNTLTSDGSFLLAGKLSFENKHIDKGIGLIDSVLINEVRGKKLQLWTLDKKILKVLDRKEIYSSKGKHVG
- a CDS encoding YcxB family protein, with product MKEIKLIFTPTLEEILDASYRLFVRMEFYKSQIKGRPTRIKIYVALFFFVLLLIYVSPNNTFVYILLSVTILGSIYEYFYPRLAKRNLIKAVKMENPQLSSEEITLSSDGIVAKHKDHTSKYSWNDLSDIKVNDSDIEIYFAKKGLVILRKRFLNHPSEFKAIIDICNLALSDQKKTLFSN
- a CDS encoding SH3 domain-containing protein, which encodes MHKILSISILLFSALFCSKQKTHTVGTVTLQEGISLYSKPSKESKRLSTIPFGSKIDLYRENIPNVEKLPSSYWYETYYSGLKGWVFGEAIIFAEQCPCRFTKEIIGSVYHNKCIYPFSTEYLGGTLISDSHAFSMLKVKSEFITLFELSLKHGESEPCWYILDTLKINEHSLPQGYKVEGMDCKHKESNDSNVVSIVKFDYVDGINNYILQSWEADKGTGKFIKLDSRKVECIPQCYGDICD